In the Bos mutus isolate GX-2022 chromosome 10, NWIPB_WYAK_1.1, whole genome shotgun sequence genome, ATTAAATTCAGAAGCACTTTGGATCATAGTATTTACAGTGAAATATGAGTCTTAGTAAACATTTGTTCCCAAACTTTCATGTAATTGTaatcacattttcttcattctacGATTAAAAACAGACACTTAAGGTCTGTGGCTTAATTTTATTCAGGTTGTTCCTGTAACCTCAGTATACTGGGCCTAAGGCTCTGTATGTATTTACTTTATCCATAAAAATAATCTGTTGTTAATTTTAGGAGAAAGGATTCACTgtttgttatatctttttgtgctgagttttaaaattttaagtgagaATGTATtacttttacaataaaaaaatgctatttttaaaatggaaaatgaatataaagctattaaagaattttaaaacatacagtATCATTAACGCAGAAACAAAGCAAGGTTTTTCTGGTTTCATATTAAGAGTCAGAAGACCTAAGTTTAAATCTTTGGTCTGCCATTTATTACCCTTAAGGCTTGGACAAATCCTTTATCACTCAAGGTCTAAATAGCTTCATCTGTGAGTGAAAATAGATTGGAAATCTTACAAAGAACTTCTAACCCCTACAAAATTATGTAACTATAATGTTAAGGATTTGTTTCATTCATCCCATTcatattaaacattaaaattttgttttactttaataaaTTAAAGGTCCATAAATTCATAAATGACAGTTTTCTAAAAGCATATTttttacagtggaatattatggtTTGCTATTATTTAACATTACAGTTAGGGACACAGTATAAATTAAAGTGATGGCAATAGGGTAAATGTAGAAATAGCAAGaataatgtaatataaaatacttaaactGTCGGTAAACAATTTTATGAGTTGGATGTGTtgaaacaaatattattttaacataaaagCTGGTCAAAGTGGGCCTGGTCCACAGAAGATGTTTATTTGATGTAACAAAACAATACAGTTAGTGTTAGAAGATCCAACCACAAAGagcaaaaggaatgaaaaatttGTACAATGCACATAGAAAAACAAGATGTTTACTGTGACAactatatatttctaaaataatgctTCTAAAATTACTCAATTATTGAAATCTATATGAAAACAGAAGGATGTTAATAGCGACAAAGTGCATAAAACCAAACATCAAATTTTGAGCAAATTAACATTACTAGGCAATTTTGCTAAcaaagcatgatttttttttgttgttcacaaTCTGCTCAAAATACCTTTATACCAACAGGGTGGGCAGAACATTTAGGTTTAATATCAATTACACAATATTAGCATAAACTTCCACAACTACAGATAGGGTATTGTCTTCTTTTGAGCTGGCAAAGTGACTACAGAAACATCAAATCATTTCTCTGAATTGAGAATTTTATCCAAATAAATGCCACATACCTtccagatatatgtatatctttctaTATCATGTAAATGGCTTTACccatttaaataataaatcataCAAGCATTTAAGAATCATTATTATATGATTAACAATGTCATGTTCCAGGTTTAATAATTTCATAggccaaaaaaaatttcttcttaaaaactAGTTTTATAAATGCAGAATATATTGCATGAGTAACTGctggtatttttttaagaaaatatattgtgCAATTGCGGCTACCATGTACTGCTGGCAAATCATTATTGTTtatgtaaaatgtgaaaaaactgagtaaaaattttttaaactcatcATGATGAAAGGTTACAgccttcttaaaaaaattatattggcatcttattaaaaataattcgATAAGGGACAAACTCCctagcccaaaataaataaataaaaaggtgcattttaaaaatgatgctaCTGCAATGCAATGGTTTAAATACCGAAGAACTATGAAAATGTGCTGTGTGTGATCTGGCATTAAAGAACATACTAAAAAAGAGCATTAATGTAAATTAAGTAGAAAGGGGATCAAAATTGAACTAACCGAGTTTGTGCAGTATTTGTAGCCAGGCTTCTAAAATtagatatagaaaatataaatagactGCTTTAGGTAATGAGCCACCAGTGTccaaaaaaaggaatgagattATGAAAAAGCTCAGTTAACTTGATCCAAAGCTCTGAGTAATTCTTCACCCTGCAGTAGGTTTCTGCTGCCTTGTATAGGAGCATTAACTTCACAATCATAACTGGTCAGCTGTGGTAGTCCACTCTCATCCATTGATTGCCCCAGCAGTCTACATGctaaatctgaaaaacaaagagaTATATATCTAAGTATTCATTCATCTAATCAATGAATATTATTAAACAGCAACTATACACTAGGTATTGGGGAGAATAAGGCCAGTTAGCTCTAGAAGGGTTTTTAGTCTGTTAGGCAAAACTACAATTATGTAATCAAGAAAGTGCAAACAAGCATTACTGGTGCTATGTCACAACTGTTTAAAAGAACCTTGAAGGTGCAGAGGAGTGATTTAAACCAATTTAGAAAAAGGCATTAAAATATACAAGTTTCAGCTTCTATTCATTATTGATAGCACACAGACACAGATCAAAGAAGATAATTCAGAGTTCCATCTGGAAACTATTAGTGATCAAATAAAATGCAACCTTACTTTTTAATCCTGGTAAGGAATGGAAATCACTCTCACTTGGAGTAAAGCTCCTAAATAAAAGTTTCATATACTTTAATTCTCTTTGTGATATTTAATGGAAGAAAGAGTAAACTAACCAGAGGGTATTAAAATAATTGTCTTTTGCTCCATTCCATTTTGTTCACTAGATTTGCATCCTTTTACACGTTTCCAAGAAAGTGATGTGGTAGTTGCACGATCATCTGGTTGCTGTAATAATGTTCCctgaaaacagtaaaattatttcaattttactatgttgaattttttttttaaatcacggACTTTGAAATCAGTATAGATTTGCTAACAATACATAGGCAGGATTCTTAAAGACTGCTCTCagttatttaaattctattttttaatgctgCTGTGATGAATTCATTTGCCACTCATATGACAACTATGTAAAAATGCTTTCCAGTTAATTTGGTCTGAAAATATCGGTATGGCTTATACTAGCACTGACTGTGTTCTGTGGGTAAGAAGGAAAAGTAaccaaaagggaagagaaagagacttGGTAATGATACTGGGTGTGGAATGAGGGGAGAACTATACTTACTCTAAATACATCCCTAGTGTTTGGAATTTTTTGAGACtgtattctttaaatgtttgtacTTTTAAGAAAGACCATGtacaaagtgaaagaaaccaatgtGTAACTTCTGAGAATGTACCATTAATATTTGGAAGATACAAGGAGTTACCTATATATCTAACTCAGAAATAGCACATCAGCTAGAATAGAAAAGCAAACATGCTGTCACACTTACAATTCCTACTGCTTGAAAAAGTGAACCATCATGTTCAATTTTTCGCTTTCTCTGAGCATTCTGCAAAGCTAGTATCTTTGGATTTAGTTCTTCCTCAGGAGCAGTAGTTCtgcaaacaattttttaataaaaaatatggttgttttatttattttaaaaatatcccgttagctttttaaacaaaatatattatgcCTATTTTCCAACATTAAGGGATATAATGTTATACATAAGTTTTCCTGATTATACTAAAGTTTATTGCCCTAAAAGtcaaagcttattttttaaaacaaaatttcctaAACTATTCATTAccctatttataaaacagaagtaaacagaACTAAATTGATGTTAAAGAGTTAAATAGTGGCCTTTCATTCCACCTAGTACATACATATTCTTGGGACTACTGTAATACAAGATCAGTTTCACATTCGAATAATGCTTTCACTGTTTATAAAACACTGCATCTTAATTAGTTCATTTTAGCTTTGCTCTAGTCCCCAagataatacatgtatataatacatattttataaatgaaaaaattgaggCCTGTTAGGTAACTTGCTCTGTTCCTAATTAGCTGCAAATATGGAAGTACACTGTAGGTCTCCTAATACCCACTCTCCTTCCCAGTGATCTTCCCACTAAGCTGTTTTGCCCTCAGTATTGATCTGGTTATCAAACTTGAACTATCTGCAACTAAAATTAATAGTAAACAGTAAAGAACTGTTTTATGTGTCAAGTACATCAATTTTGTTATATGTTTTGTCTTTTCAAGAACCAGCTCCCTACCCCGAACCCCAACATAATGATAATAGATCCTTGCTCTGTTCATCTAGTTGAGAATGGCGTATGGGTAAGTGAGGTACTACTCTAACTGCTCTCCTACATGCAGTCTTGTTTTGCATtcttaaaaaattctataaaacctTCAATATATAGAcaggcatattttaatttttatatacatgttATCTTTATTAAGGATAACTCAGTCTATCATGTAAATATCATCTTAGTAGTACTTTTAATAGTTATTTTCGATCTTTAAAACTTCAAGTTGTCTGGTTTGATACAGCACTTTGATTTTTTCAAATTACCAAGAGAGGTAGTAAAGAAAAAGCTTCCATATAGTTCTGAAAGGTAAATTCATTTCTTAAAGTGTTTAGTGCATACTGTACTGGaactaatgtaaaaaaaaaaaattgttaatttgACTAGATGTTTGTTGGactttggttttcttatttagaaaactgaaaaatctcATCTGTGTAACTAAATTACAGATCACTGCTAATTCTGTTGCTAagttcattcttttcttcatccAATAACCATTTATAAAGCAAGTACTCCATGTTAGGTACTGAGTTAAATATTAGTAACACTGTCATTGCCCAGAGGAGCTCCAAAGTTGGTTGGTGATACAGTAGAAAAGTAATGTAGAATACTTCTTTGTTAATTTAAAGTTGCAAGATCTTTTCCAAGTTCCGGGAAAAGGTCTCTACTAGCATTCTAGGTCAAAGTAGTGATGCAGGGCAGGAGAAAAAGCCATAAGCTCTGGCTATGGCAGTGCTTTTTCCTATTGCTATTAACATCTCAGTCTAGGCACTGTGGAGAAGGAATCGTTTCTGTCCCCACACACTGCCCCACTGACTCGTTTTCTCTATATAGCCTCAAAGTTAAAATACAGCAAATCCTATTGCAAATCATACACCAAaattataacttaaaattttggtggtgtccatatgtttgctCAAATTAACTCCATAGAAGCAATGTCATAAAACATGCTTAGATTCCTATTGTACCTCTTAAAAACCTATTTTAatacttagggacttccctggtggtctaagagttaagactctgcacaccCAATGGATGTATTTATCAATATATCCATTTCCAACtctatgggtttgatctctaggtcccacatgctgcaaccaaggcCTAGTACAAACCACCCTCCAAAAACCAACCTATTTAATCTGTGATATAGCTAGTGTTctacaaatgaaaaggaaaaacaaaatgcagtaGTTATAATATGGTTATATATAACTACATAGTTATCTATCTACTAGTTATctgtctatatatgtgtgtgtataaatatagctGTAACTATACATCCAAAAGTTTTAAATGCTTATTAAGTATCTGTATTGAATGCTGAGGACTGAAGACCATCAATTTCAATTTGGAATGGAgaattattaatacttttaagttggaatggcttccctggtggctcagatggtaaagaatctgcctgcaatgtgggtttggtccctggttgggagatcccctggagaaggaaacggctatccactctagtattcttgtctggagaattccatggacagaggagcctggtgggctccagtccatggggttggaaagagttggatacaactgggcaactaacacacacacttaagTTGGGATGTGTGTTACCTTTTCTTCAGGTAAGCTTAAAAAGAGCTCCGAGAGGATAGTTAACTAGTCTGATTTAAGCAATTGCAAGAAACTGGGCcagtttttatacatttatagaaCTTACTggctggattttatttttagaggTATTAGAAGACCTCCTATTCCTACATTTAGATAAGTGATGTGACTATAAAGTAATACATAAGCTAATTTAGAAACAATTTTTTGAGTGCTTAAGTTCAGAATTTGTTATGTCAATTTTATGTTCCTTAaagtataaatatgaaaaagtttgctatgtttaaaaataatttaccatCATACACATTTCCTTAAGAATAATGACCAAACTATAAGTTTAATGTTACATATAAATACCTTTGACTCAAAGCGACAGATAACACATTAGGGCTTCTTGGATGAGATTTTTCTGTCTGTTCTATGACTCCTTTTCCTGCTCTGTTGGGTGAGGCTGTCCGACTTCCAGTATCACTATATGGTGACGTTGTGGCACAAGGAGGTTCTTTAGGTACGTGGGGAGGAGATGGAAATGCAATCAGTATTTTAATGTCTTCCATACCATcttttgtcactgttttcaatTCATCACTGGTGGCTGTGGTAGTGACGGTGGCTATAGGAGGTTCTTGCATTTGAGTGGGCTGGAATACTGTATTTGTGCTTGCACTCTGAGGACTTGTAGAACTGTTTTCCAGTGGTGACAACTGATCGAAGGAACGTAACTGGAAGTCATCATCCATTGGGATATAAGGAGCTAACATCTCCAAGTCTAAATCAGTGTCCTTTAAAACAAGATACATGAGTTTTTACAATGGCCATACCTTATGAAGCAAAAATAAGTTAAACCCACAGCCACTTGAgaataaattttaatagaaaatatatataataaacaagtTTATATACCTGAGTGGAAAATGGGTTCTTTGCTTCTGTATCTTCAGCAAAAAGTTTCTCTACCAATTCCAACTTGAATTCATTAACCATATCACTATCCACATCAAAACAATATTCACTGGGACTGTTAGGCTGTAAaaagaattaatatattttacttttctctgagGAAGCTTGCATAAATGTTTTGCTAGTTGTTAGAATTTGCAAACCTGATCTCAGAGAATACACAACAGAACTCTTCTCTTCTATCAAATTATCTAACTagtgagaaattaaatttttgaaCTTACACTTATAATTTTGTCAGTATAATCATTTCTAACTGTGCATaacatcatttataaaattaaaagatgtgtttATCTGCTTATTCTAAAGAATAAAACTCACCTAATAGTTCAACTCCCAAGGGTGCCTAGCTGGCCAATACCTAGATGATACACTCACTGGAATCTAGCTGTGTACTGAGGCCACGTTGCTATAGTGATCTACCTAAAAATCGCACAGCAAATCTGGGGGCTGGAGTAGGGACAGGGCTGCAGACTGAAGTTCTTTACTTGTATTCCCCTTAATGAACGTAGTACTAGTTTAGTTTTCAGCAAGAATTCTAACCAAAAAACAATAGCTGTATATTCTAAGCATAAACTTTTGCCTTCCTCATCTTAacatttttgttagatttattttggttggattaaaaacaaaatgattccAACATTTTTGTGCTAGACAAAACTGAGCCCCCAGAGAATAGATACATTCTCTGAAAGGCTATGACATGTCAGATCTGCTACTTTTAGCTTACCAGTTTGAATGAATAAgtatttaatgtaaaataatgtaTCACTTGTAAAGGCTTACTTGAGCCTCATTTATCAACTCATAATACTCAAATATGAGTAGTCCCCGTCCATGAGCATGTTTTTAGACATAAGAAGCTCTGAAATCAAGTATGTCTAGATTGGGATATAGAGCCCTATTTGATACCTTCAGTCTTGGCCCAGCTAGCCCTTAAAGATTGTTTTTATTCTGTATATGAGAAAACTAATATCAAGACAGAACTTAAATTTAATATAAAGCTTTTACTCTGGGTAAGACTTGGTATTTTCATATAATACTTACACAGAATGTCAATACAGTGATGGAAATTGTACTAAACTGGGCAAAGCCCTTTGCTACTAGATAATTCTCGAACTCAACGGGTAATATGAATGGGCTTGGAGCAGTCATAAGCACACAGTATTGCCCTCTGTGGATGTCTAAATTCAAGACTTTTATTGTCCTGCTGATATTAAATACACAGAGGAGCAATGTATGTTTTACCTTTTGCCTTATGTTAAGGCATCTCCTTCCCACATTCCTGTTTTTGAGCCTGAAACATGAGCCTGAGGTCAAAGGTAGGCATAGCTTTTGCAGTAATTTTAAAAGTGCTAAAAGTCACACAAACAAAACTATGACACGTGGTTCAAATCTACAAATACATCCCCAAACATTAAAATCTATAAGTTATCCTTTTCTAATTATATTATGACACCTACCTCAGGTGAACTTTGTCTGGTGCTTCCATCAGAAGGACTAGCTGGCTGATCTTGAATCTGGGGCATGGTAAAAGAAAGTTCCAGTGACTCTGGATTTGGTTCTAACTTTAATGCAACTTCTTGGTTGAGTGCAGGGTCAGCACTACTTCTAAGTGGCTTTGGAGTTTCAGAGGCAGGTAATGGAGACATTGCCAAATTTATATTCTGCAATTTCTCATTAGATGAGGGGAGCATTACATCATTATACAATGGAACTTCCTCAAGTTGTTGGTCATCAGTCTCTGTGTCTGTAGGGGAAAAATCAATTTAAAGATTACCTAGATTTTAACATATACAGAAATTTATGCCCCCTCTTACAAAAGGTTTGTCTAGTTGACTTAAGTAACAAAAATGTTACCAAATTTTACTTAATCTAAAAGTCTGCAGATACTATGGTATAACTGTGGGTCTGAGTTATCCTACCAATCCACTACTGACAACTTCTGTAATCTATATAGCCTAAAAACCCCTGCATTCCAACCTTCTCATACCTTTTATTCATTAAAGTTTAACCTAGTTtgaaattagttttctttttcaatatgtgATATTATGGTACGACTCCTTATTTATTCTTTAGCTCAACTTATGGCTGCTGCATATAGCTGTCCACTTGTGCAGAAAACATGGCAGCAGGGTACAGAAAGAGAGCAGCTGAGAGCAGTCAGAAGCAGGAAGGAGAGATGCCCTAAAGATATTGAAGCATCATCTCCAAATCACAGGGCCCAAGGCCACAATGTCCAAATGATTATCAACAACAAATGGTAAAGTTTAGGCAATTAACAAAATAACTAAAGACCCACCATTGCTGCCAAAATCTAAAGATATGATTGTGTCTCCAGCAGCTGGGGCCAGCAAAGTTAAAGCATCAGGCTCCTTCTTAAGTTTATCAAAGAGACTGCTTGTATCTTCTGATTCAACTTTGGTGAATAGCTGAGTCATTTTCATGTCTGAAGATTCAACTGGTTTGAGAACACATTCTGTTTGTTGAAGGGAGAAAATCAAGTCGTGCTGAATAATACCACTGTCAAAAAAGAGAGATTAGTAATTCTTAAATGACCACTTGACACAATGTTGGAGGAGAAGGACTCTGAAATGtctcaaaaaaattcaaaattctgcTTTATGGAAGGATGCTTAAAACATCTCTCATGCCTACCTGGTCATGTTCAGGGTTTAAAATCCCAATATGAAATAAAGACctattatattaaaattcacaATACAAGATAATTCAAAAATTTGATTAATTTCAATTAAGAAATTTCAGCTATCCCTTTGAGAAGATTGGTAGTGACAAAGAAATATAATAGTCAAGTACATGTAGGACAATAAACAGATCTTTTGTGCCCACATGGAATGAAATTAACACAGAACTCTTGGACACTAATATATGAAGCATGATCTAAGGATGGTCCTAGAATATTAAGATATAAATGACAAAGGTCCTTCGCAGAGGGGCACTGTTTTTTCCATGGTGGTAAGAAAATGATCTGTGATACCACCTATAGGATAGAGTTGAAGAGGGATGATGAACAACAGCTCCATCTTCATGTTTcgcttaattttgttgttgtttagttgccaagtcatgtctgacccttttgcaacccaatggactgtagtccaccaggttcctctatccatgggatttcccagaaaagaatcctggagtggattgccatttccttttccaggggatgttcctgacccagggatcaaactagggtctcctgtatcctcaagcggattctttaccactgaaccactgctGCTTTAATCAACAAACTTTAAGTGTTTACTAAATGAACTGAGGATTCAAAGTTCAAAATATCTAACCCTTGCTTTAGGCAGTGTAAAATCCAATGTGAAAGTAGGTGTGCaaacaattaaaatacaaagtgataatttctaaaatggAGGAGGTTTGTGTCACAGAGGTCAACAAGCTGAAATTTGATAGCCACAATATTCACAAGCCAGTCCACTAAGAGAAGAGTTCATGAATACACAAGAGTCATGGGTCCCACCATACAGCCTTTTATAGTAATCTCACAAATAATTTAACTTAATCCTCATTTTAACCTTTTGAGGTAAGTTTTATTATCTCTCCTAAATGGATGAAATTCAGAGAAATGAGATTTCCCCAAGTCATGGAATTAATGAGGGACAAAGCTATGACACAAACCTAACTATTCCAGGGCCagaattctttttataaaaataatatagttgCCTTGAGATAATTTATGATGATAGCTGTATGACTAGAACAAACTAATCCATCAGAGATGTGGTATTTTTTCAAGgtctttttttaaatgggagtAGAAAGGATGGGGATGACTAGCTACTGATGGTAATTAGTGGAATCAGTGAAAGATAGCTGGCTTAGAAACTCAGAATACTGAAAACAGTAATTGGGTAGAAACGTGAAAATTCAGTTATCATTTATAATCttttctataaaagaaaagagCATTCAAAGACTTACTACTTGCTGcccccaaatatttattttccaagcTTACCTCACAACATAATTTACACATACAATGCACTGGGGCTGAGAGTTCTTAGTGTTATATATGACAGTTGCTTGAGTTTCTATCCAGACATATCCACCTCTTTTGGCAAGCATTCTGTACTGTCCTGTTGTGACTTGTCCTTTAGTAAACACTaggagtgaaaaggaaaaaagtgtcaTGTAGAGAAAATAACTTCAAATTTtcaattgaatgaataaatgcagaaTGTTGATCactgttttagaaaaaaagagaaatgtttaatCAGTTGTAACTGTTTAAAttaagaaacagtgaaaacaccCCAGGACAGCTGAAAAAGTACCTATTCCATTCTAATCCCCCAAATACACTCCTTTCTTGCC is a window encoding:
- the HIF1A gene encoding hypoxia-inducible factor 1-alpha isoform X1, whose amino-acid sequence is MLGRSLTYCSVLSKWISSERRKEKSRDAARSRRSKESEVFYELAHQLPLPHNVSSHLDKASVMRLTISYLRVRKLLDAGDLDIEDEMKAQMNCFYLKALDGFVMVLTDDGDMIYISDNVNKYMGLTQFELTGHSVFDFTHPCDHEEMREMLTHRNGLVKKGKEQNTQRSFFLRMKCTLTSRGRTMNIKSATWKVLHCTGHIHVYDTNSNQSQCGYKKPPMTCLVLICEPIPHPSNIEIPLDSKTFLSRHSLDMKFSYCDERITELMGYEPEELLGRSIYEYYHALDSDHLTKTHHDMFTKGQVTTGQYRMLAKRGGYVWIETQATVIYNTKNSQPQCIVCVNYVVSGIIQHDLIFSLQQTECVLKPVESSDMKMTQLFTKVESEDTSSLFDKLKKEPDALTLLAPAAGDTIISLDFGSNDTETDDQQLEEVPLYNDVMLPSSNEKLQNINLAMSPLPASETPKPLRSSADPALNQEVALKLEPNPESLELSFTMPQIQDQPASPSDGSTRQSSPEPNSPSEYCFDVDSDMVNEFKLELVEKLFAEDTEAKNPFSTQDTDLDLEMLAPYIPMDDDFQLRSFDQLSPLENSSTSPQSASTNTVFQPTQMQEPPIATVTTTATSDELKTVTKDGMEDIKILIAFPSPPHVPKEPPCATTSPYSDTGSRTASPNRAGKGVIEQTEKSHPRSPNVLSVALSQRTTAPEEELNPKILALQNAQRKRKIEHDGSLFQAVGIGTLLQQPDDRATTTSLSWKRVKGCKSSEQNGMEQKTIILIPSDLACRLLGQSMDESGLPQLTSYDCEVNAPIQGSRNLLQGEELLRALDQVN
- the HIF1A gene encoding hypoxia-inducible factor 1-alpha isoform X2; the encoded protein is MEGAGGANDKKKISSERRKEKSRDAARSRRSKESEVFYELAHQLPLPHNVSSHLDKASVMRLTISYLRVRKLLDAGDLDIEDEMKAQMNCFYLKALDGFVMVLTDDGDMIYISDNVNKYMGLTQFELTGHSVFDFTHPCDHEEMREMLTHRNGLVKKGKEQNTQRSFFLRMKCTLTSRGRTMNIKSATWKVLHCTGHIHVYDTNSNQSQCGYKKPPMTCLVLICEPIPHPSNIEIPLDSKTFLSRHSLDMKFSYCDERITELMGYEPEELLGRSIYEYYHALDSDHLTKTHHDMFTKGQVTTGQYRMLAKRGGYVWIETQATVIYNTKNSQPQCIVCVNYVVSGIIQHDLIFSLQQTECVLKPVESSDMKMTQLFTKVESEDTSSLFDKLKKEPDALTLLAPAAGDTIISLDFGSNDTETDDQQLEEVPLYNDVMLPSSNEKLQNINLAMSPLPASETPKPLRSSADPALNQEVALKLEPNPESLELSFTMPQIQDQPASPSDGSTRQSSPEPNSPSEYCFDVDSDMVNEFKLELVEKLFAEDTEAKNPFSTQDTDLDLEMLAPYIPMDDDFQLRSFDQLSPLENSSTSPQSASTNTVFQPTQMQEPPIATVTTTATSDELKTVTKDGMEDIKILIAFPSPPHVPKEPPCATTSPYSDTGSRTASPNRAGKGVIEQTEKSHPRSPNVLSVALSQRTTAPEEELNPKILALQNAQRKRKIEHDGSLFQAVGIGTLLQQPDDRATTTSLSWKRVKGCKSSEQNGMEQKTIILIPSDLACRLLGQSMDESGLPQLTSYDCEVNAPIQGSRNLLQGEELLRALDQVN